A single region of the Vicia villosa cultivar HV-30 ecotype Madison, WI linkage group LG4, Vvil1.0, whole genome shotgun sequence genome encodes:
- the LOC131597947 gene encoding uncharacterized protein LOC131597947 produces the protein MASYGSSGPNRRSQSSNTFISGASQYEIAPTCSCGAKAVVRTVKKKGRNLGKLFWGCRYFVSEPDNVGCNFFEWYENHYNDETNPGIHASVISKCSKCEEKDVEIKMLRRASAKDDNEMLKNCIKMMKLQVYVIMFLVMLVVGLMFTLIKQW, from the exons ATGGCCTCATATGGTAGCAGCGGTCCAAATCGAAGAAGTCAGAGCTCTAATACATTCATTTCAGGTGCTTCTCAATATGAAATTGCACCCACTTGTTCGTGTGGAGCCAAAGCAGTTGTTAGAACAGTTAAGAAGAAAGGAAGGAACCTTGGGAAGCTATTTTGGGGATGTAGATACTTTGTG AGTGAACCTGATAATGTTGGGTGCAACTTTTTTGAGTGGTATGAGAACCATTACAATGATGAAACCAACCCAGGGATTCATGCTTCAGTAATTTCCAAATGTtccaaatgtgaagaaaaagatGTAGAAATAAAGATGCTTAGAAGGGCCTCTGCAAAGGATGACAATGAGATGCTGAAGAATTGCATTAAAATGATGAAGCTACAAGTCTATGTCATTATGTTTTTAGTTATGCTTGTTGTAGGGTTGATGTTTACTTTGATCAAGCAATGGTGA